In Salmo salar chromosome ssa15, Ssal_v3.1, whole genome shotgun sequence, one genomic interval encodes:
- the LOC106571372 gene encoding heat shock factor protein 2 isoform X1, producing MKQNSNVPAFLTKLWTLVEDSDTNEFICWSQEGNSFLVMDEQRFAKDILPKFFKHNNMASFVRQLNMYGFRKVMHIDTGIVKQERDGPVEFQHHYFKHGQDDLLENIKRKVSNARPNDTKIRQEDLSNILASVQNVHGKQESIDSRLNTLKRDNEGLWSEVSDLRQKHSQQQQIIKKLIQFIITLVQKNRMSLKRKRPILLNSNGKKPKYIHEIYDDPPLDHNKPSVSGLKSADLTDDVVICDVTDDDTEITEGPSRALDQSDVEIVEVFNSNTVSQTDSADSIGQTNSLVIEPEETTISTYDSLPTSSTLQLNKQSGLSLEDPMKMMDSILNESGAISQNINLLGKVELMDYLDSIDCSLEDFQAMLYGKQFSIDPDILEATEGSGGPKENAGLLSKGDKSSFSADNQLVQYTSCPLLAFLDGCTPLATEADSNTATELGDSLLQHNTEVPTDLLEPDEEPPRSSLIRLEPLTEAEASESTLFYLCELNPEGDTTDSTQLEI from the exons ATGAAACAAAATTCAAATGTACCAGCCTTTCTCACCAAGCTTTGGACTCTTGTGGAAGATTCTGACACAAATGAATTTATTTGTTGGAGTCAG gAAGGTAACAGTTTCCTTGTCATGGATGAACAGCGATTTGCCAAGGATATCCTTCCCAAGTTCTTCAAGCACAACAACATGGCCAGCTTTGTCAGACAGCTGAATATGT ATGGATTTCGCAAAGTGATGCACATCGACACAGGCATAGTAAAGCAAGAGAGGGATGGACCAGTTGAATTTCAgcatcattactttaaacatgGGCAGGATGACTTGCTGGAAAACATCAAAAGAAAG GTTTCCAATGCAAGACCAAATGATACCAAGATTAGACAGGAAGACCTGTCCAATATTTTGGCCAGTGTTCAGAATGTTCATGGAAAACAAGAAAGCATTGATTCCAGACTCAACACACTGAAAAG AGATAATGAAGGTCTATGGAGCGAAGTATCAGACCTGAGACAGAAGCACTCCCAACAGCAGCAAATCATTAAGAAG TTGATACAATTCATCATCACATTGGTACAGAAGAACCGGATGAGTTTAAAACGCAAGAG GCCTATTCTACTGAACAGCAATGGAAAGAAGCCTAAATACATCCATGAAATCTACGATGATCCTCCTCTGGACCACAACAAA CCCTCTGTCAGCGGTTTGAAGAGTGCTGATCTTACTGACGATGTCGTCATCTGTGATGTAACTGATGATGACACAGAGATCACAGAGGGCCCCTCAAGAGCATTGGATCAATC GGATGTAGAAATAGTTGAGGTCTTCAACAGCAATACtgtgtcacagacagacagcgctGACAGTATAGGACAGACCAACTCTTTAGTAATCGAACCAGAAGAGACCACCATAAGCACATATGATAGCCTTCCCACAAGCAGCACCTTGCAGCTCAACAAACAGTCAGGGTTGAGCCTGGAGGATCCCATGAAGATGATGGACTCAATTCTCAATGAGAGTGGAGCTATTTCTCAGAATATCAACCTCCTCGGCAA GGTTGAGCTGATGGACTACTTGGACAGCATTGACTGCAGTTTGGAAGACTTTCAGGCTATGTTGTACGGGAAGCAGTTCAGCATTGATCCAGATATTTTAGAGGCCACAGAG GGGAGTGGTGGTCCCAAAGAAAATGCAGGGCTGCTATCCAAAGGAGACAAGTCTAGTTTCTCAGCAGACAACCAGCTGGTCCAGTACACGTCCTGCCCTCTGCTGGCCTTCCTGGATGGCTGCACCCCTTTGGCCACAGAGGCAGACAGCAACACAGCCACAGAGCTGGGAGACAGCCTGCTGCAGCACAATACTGAGGTCCCCACAGACCTCCTGGAGCCAGACGAGGAGCCTCCACGAAGCTCTCTGATCCGCCTGGAGCCCCTGACTGAGGCAGAGGCCAGCGAGTCAACGCTCTTCTACCTGTGTGAACTCAACCCAGAGGGCGACACCACTGACTCGACACAGCTGGAGATTTAA
- the LOC106571372 gene encoding heat shock factor protein 2 isoform X2: protein MKQNSNVPAFLTKLWTLVEDSDTNEFICWSQEGNSFLVMDEQRFAKDILPKFFKHNNMASFVRQLNMYGFRKVMHIDTGIVKQERDGPVEFQHHYFKHGQDDLLENIKRKVSNARPNDTKIRQEDLSNILASVQNVHGKQESIDSRLNTLKRDNEGLWSEVSDLRQKHSQQQQIIKKLIQFIITLVQKNRMSLKRKRPILLNSNGKKPKYIHEIYDDPPLDHNKPSVSGLKSADLTDDVVICDVTDDDTEITEGPSRALDQSDVEIVEVFNSNTVSQTDSADSIGQTNSLVIEPEETTISTYDSLPTSSTLQLNKQSGLSLEDPMKMMDSILNESGAISQNINLLGKVELMDYLDSIDCSLEDFQAMLGVVVPKKMQGCYPKETSLVSQQTTSWSSTRPALCWPSWMAAPLWPQRQTATQPQSWETACCSTILRSPQTSWSQTRSLHEAL, encoded by the exons ATGAAACAAAATTCAAATGTACCAGCCTTTCTCACCAAGCTTTGGACTCTTGTGGAAGATTCTGACACAAATGAATTTATTTGTTGGAGTCAG gAAGGTAACAGTTTCCTTGTCATGGATGAACAGCGATTTGCCAAGGATATCCTTCCCAAGTTCTTCAAGCACAACAACATGGCCAGCTTTGTCAGACAGCTGAATATGT ATGGATTTCGCAAAGTGATGCACATCGACACAGGCATAGTAAAGCAAGAGAGGGATGGACCAGTTGAATTTCAgcatcattactttaaacatgGGCAGGATGACTTGCTGGAAAACATCAAAAGAAAG GTTTCCAATGCAAGACCAAATGATACCAAGATTAGACAGGAAGACCTGTCCAATATTTTGGCCAGTGTTCAGAATGTTCATGGAAAACAAGAAAGCATTGATTCCAGACTCAACACACTGAAAAG AGATAATGAAGGTCTATGGAGCGAAGTATCAGACCTGAGACAGAAGCACTCCCAACAGCAGCAAATCATTAAGAAG TTGATACAATTCATCATCACATTGGTACAGAAGAACCGGATGAGTTTAAAACGCAAGAG GCCTATTCTACTGAACAGCAATGGAAAGAAGCCTAAATACATCCATGAAATCTACGATGATCCTCCTCTGGACCACAACAAA CCCTCTGTCAGCGGTTTGAAGAGTGCTGATCTTACTGACGATGTCGTCATCTGTGATGTAACTGATGATGACACAGAGATCACAGAGGGCCCCTCAAGAGCATTGGATCAATC GGATGTAGAAATAGTTGAGGTCTTCAACAGCAATACtgtgtcacagacagacagcgctGACAGTATAGGACAGACCAACTCTTTAGTAATCGAACCAGAAGAGACCACCATAAGCACATATGATAGCCTTCCCACAAGCAGCACCTTGCAGCTCAACAAACAGTCAGGGTTGAGCCTGGAGGATCCCATGAAGATGATGGACTCAATTCTCAATGAGAGTGGAGCTATTTCTCAGAATATCAACCTCCTCGGCAA GGTTGAGCTGATGGACTACTTGGACAGCATTGACTGCAGTTTGGAAGACTTTCAGGCTATGTT GGGAGTGGTGGTCCCAAAGAAAATGCAGGGCTGCTATCCAAAGGAGACAAGTCTAGTTTCTCAGCAGACAACCAGCTGGTCCAGTACACGTCCTGCCCTCTGCTGGCCTTCCTGGATGGCTGCACCCCTTTGGCCACAGAGGCAGACAGCAACACAGCCACAGAGCTGGGAGACAGCCTGCTGCAGCACAATACTGAGGTCCCCACAGACCTCCTGGAGCCAGACGAGGAGCCTCCACGAAGCTCTCTGA